One region of Kazachstania africana CBS 2517 chromosome 3, complete genome genomic DNA includes:
- the KAFR0C02010 gene encoding glutathione peroxidase, with amino-acid sequence MSSSPFYSFSPLDKDGNPYNFKQLENKVALVVNVASKCGFTPQYTELQSLYDKFKDKGFVVIGFPCNQFMNQEPGTDEEIAKYVKDTYNVTFPILKKIEVNGNNTNDVYKYLKDQKSGVLGLKAIKWNFEKFLIDKDGNVVERYSSNTKPNEIEADIEKCLRNE; translated from the coding sequence ATGTCGTCAAGTCCATTTTATTCATTCAGCCCTTTAGATAAGGACGGAAATCCTTATAATTTCAAACAACTAGAAAACAAAGTTGCTTTGGTTGTCAATGTTGCTTCAAAATGTGGTTTCACCCCCCAATATACTGAACTGCAGTCTTTATATGACAAATTCAAGGACAAAGGTTTTGTCGTCATCGGATTTCCCTGCAATCAGTTTATGAATCAGGAGCCAGGTACCGATGAAGAAATCGCAAAATATGTTAAGGACACATATAATGTCACTTTCccaatcttgaaaaaaatagaggTTAACGGAAACAATACAAACGATGTTTATAAATACTTAAAAGATCAGAAAAGTGGTGTGCTTGGCCTAAAAGCAATTAAATGgaactttgaaaagtttttaatCGACAAAGATGGGAATGTGGTGGAAAGATACTCCTCAAACACCAAgccaaatgaaattgaggcagatattgaaaaatgtttGAGGAAtgaataa
- the PHB1 gene encoding prohibitin subunit PHB1 (similar to Saccharomyces cerevisiae PHB1 (YGR132C); ancestral locus Anc_3.494) produces the protein MSTRAINVVTKLAIPSGLLLTAVDYSMYDVKGGSRGVIFDRISGVKKAVIGEGTHFLVPWLQKAIIYDVRTKPKSISTNTGTKDLQMVSLTLRLLHRPNVVELPRIYQNLGLDYDERVLPSIGNEVLKSIVAQFDAAELITQREIVSQRIRKEMSHRANEFGIKLEDVSITHMTFGAEFTKAVEQKQIAQQDAERARFLVEKAEQERQASVIRAEGEAESAECISKALSRVGDGLLLIRRLEASKDIARTLSKSSNITYLPGGKGREGDEKTPPNSLLLNIGR, from the coding sequence ATGAGCACCCGTGCGATTAATGTTGTGACAAAGCTTGCAATTCCTTCAGGGTTATTGCTTACCGCAGTGGATTATTCAATGTACGATGTGAAGGGTGGGTCTCGTGGAGTTATATTCGATAGGATTAGTGGTGTGAAAAAGGCAGTTATTGGTGAAGGTACTCATTTTTTAGTTCCATGGTTACAAAAGGCTATCATATACGATGTGAGGACGAAACCCAAGAGTATATCTACGAATACTGGTACGAAAGATTTACAGATGGTGTCATTGACGTTGAGATTGCTACATCGTCCTAATGTTGTTGAATTACCAAGGATATATCAGAATCTTGGGCTAGATTACGATGAGAGAGTACTGCCTTCTATTGGTAATgaagttttgaaaagtatTGTTGCACAATTTGATGCTGCGGAATTAATTACTCAGAGAGAGATTGTGTCCCAAAGGATTCGTAAGGAGATGTCACATAGAGCCAATGAATTTGGTATTAAATTGGAAGATGTTTCCATCACACACATGACATTTGGTGCCGAATTTACCAAAGCTGTAGAACAAAAACAGATAGCTCAACAGGACGCGGAGAGGGCTAGATTTCTTGTTGAGAAAGCTGAACAAGAGAGACAAGCTTCAGTGATTAGAGCCGAAGGTGAAGCTGAAAGTGCTGAATGCATATCGAAGGCATTGAGTAGAGTGGGTGATGGGTTACTGTTGATCAGAAGATTGGAAGCGTCAAAGGATATTGCTAGAACGTTATCCAAATCTAGTAACATTACATATTTACCTGGAGGTAAAGGAAGAGAAGGTGACGAGAAGACGCCACCCAATAGTTTACTATTGAATATAGGAAGGTGA
- the PRE9 gene encoding proteasome core particle subunit alpha 3 (similar to Saccharomyces cerevisiae PRE9 (YGR135W); ancestral locus Anc_3.499): MGSRRYDSRTTIFSPEGRLYQVEYALESISHAGTAIGIMAKDGIVLAAERKVTSALLEQDTSVEKLYKLNDKITVAVAGLTADAEILINTARIHAQNYLKTYNEDIPVEILVRRLSDIKQGYTQHGGLRPFGVSFIYAGYDERYGYQLYTSNPSGNYTGWKAISVGANTSAAQTLLQMDYKDEITLDDAMELALKTLSKVTDSSTLTYDRLEFATIKKGKTNDKIYQKIFTPDEIKSLLVKTGISKKENEDEDTEMKL; encoded by the coding sequence ATGGGATCAAGAAGATACGATTCAAGAAccacaattttttcaccGGAAGGTCGTTTATATCAAGTTGAATATGCTTTAGAGTCCATTTCTCATGCAGGTACAGCAATCGGTATCATGGCTAAAGATGGTATTGTATTAGCTGCAGAGAGAAAAGTAACAAGTGCATTATTAGAACAAGATACTTCggttgaaaaattatataaattaaatgataaaatcacCGTGGCAGTGGCTGGTTTAACTGCAGATGCAGAAATTCTAATAAATACAGCAAGAATTCATGCAcagaattatttgaagacatataatgaagatattcCAGTAGAAATATTGGTAAGAAGATTAAGTGATATAAAACAAGGTTATACTCAGCATGGTGGTTTGAGACCTTTTGGTGTTTCCTTTATTTATGCCGGCTATGACGAAAGATATGGATACCAATTGTACACTTCTAACCCATCAGGGAATTATACCGGCTGGAAAGCCATTAGTGTAGGTGCTAATACATCTGCTGCTCAAACACTATTACAAATGGATTACAAGGACGAAATAACACTAGATGACGCAATGGAATTAGctttgaaaactttatCGAAAGTAACGGATTCAAGTACCCTTACTTATGATAGATTAGAATTTGCAACTATTAAGAAAGGTAAAACTAATgacaaaatttatcaaaaaattttcacaCCTGATGAAATTAAGTCATTGCTAGTTAAAACTGGTATCTctaaaaaggaaaatgagGACGAAGATACTGAAATGAAACTATGA
- the CAF130 gene encoding CCR4-NOT core subunit CAF130 (similar to Saccharomyces cerevisiae CAF130 (YGR134W); ancestral locus Anc_3.497): MAKKKRTKSFLHIETIDVQNSSSNEPTFNLVENVNTINDLSSLLGQNNEPSVLLEGLVISLFTTKSGHSILSVLNNPDANSELFQRYNSWLESSSGDLNYKYLKHELWQSNRNYYLSQFTKFLLQNEQVPFHLNNYHLTKYKLKLQRLINSESNIISLILNSDNYNLLLDFIMFFQPYMNDLISYIVEGNKFFEIIAKYNRIYELNGFHTWYTLTIASNTSIAVRYLNDVLSIDPMITDQFTSNYRDKAFQESEETLLMSQQQTAKDDIIFSFDLNETGDLPNLIKHSEMRHQIIYDILNLNQIDSPFLKKQFLLICGLVDPLTQPQPNNEHIISIDLIYQLFMGLMYKFNNNELAGKDKELQHFTICFNMQKIISRSLVLLNCNDYDTLSTILNDFPNDYKTALNKWLPHGINTQDLELIYMINIIAIYTIYKLYSNLPIQLNPFLQTLVSLWKTLSHLVLIGLEIDRIEESNETYDTPIIVRATIRGAAALRAVIATILNDHVSTKEHDFKHESFNTFMSPHGRKLCSGALLADLRSHAAAILALGDGELHDVTELLADLQAGDRFDEDVKYIFEYEYQDYNELGEEDEQTNELEELEKRSVKKRRCNCIFEDDKMLEDYEYYEVGNESRREDMNLESDKSRTNPYSVRVNSIFEFDYSGKDWRDVPRGFNLYYSPSYEFIKNPKLGTVLHFTLKATTEKLSDEDSLLLLQSVASCVKLEQEKMILENYSNTKNCSTEEDLDREVTPDDVYEIWCEESAFERMIYLNKEVAWRLMDEMLMCNGYRRVLMWFITHMEINHSLVHYIFELVMGLRGQRDDSRNPGDDRLKSLLLQDMMTDKKGSEKVPFSRQGSIILSEIETKMLLQEFFTNAAIFFSTNDTANMSSNDSENVSLYAIGLVKLICFMVKTLMNNDKFDFSKSECTFELQTLLMNWIGIIPEAQELFFTLKANVGEPSMEGKSDSDGTDSNEGELSWYNSKLLALLPSPTNSGLENPAIETLRSFLKKYSFTNKVPVVGRKVIYKDDKILPIPKLYQPILLRELIDENFEEDDDGDILDHENDTVSE; encoded by the coding sequence AtggccaaaaaaaaaagaaccaAGAGTTTTCTCCATATCGAAACGATCGACGTTCAGAATTCTAGTTCAAACGAACCCACTTTTAATCTCGTAGAAAACGTGAATACTATAAACGACTTATCATCGCTTCTGGgtcaaaataatgaaccCTCCGTGCTGTTAGAAGGTTTGGTTATCTCTTTATTCACTACAAAATCAGGTCACTCCATCTTATCCGTCCTAAATAATCCAGATGCTAACAGTGAATTATTTCAGAGATATAATTCGTGGCTTGAATCTTCAAGTGGGGATTTGAATTATAAGTATTTGAAACATGAATTGTGGCAGTCAAATAGAAATTATTACCTTTCACAGTTCACTAAATTTCTCTTACAAAATGAGCAAGTACCTTTCCATTTAAATAATTACCATTTAACGAAATATAAACTGAAATTACAAAGACTAATAAATTCTGAATCTAATATAATctcattaattttaaatagtGATAATTACAATCTTTTATTGGATTTCATAATGTTCTTTCAACCATACATGAACGATTTAATAAGCTACATCGTTGAGggaaataaattttttgaaatcattgCAAAGTACAACAGGATATATGAATTGAACGGTTTTCACACATGGTATACTTTGACTATAGCATCAAATACATCTATAGCTGTACGATATCTCAACGATGTTTTATCTATCGACCCAATGATAACCGATCAATTTACCTCGAATTATCGAGATAAAGCTTTCCaagaaagtgaagaaaCCTTGTTAATGTCACAACAACAAACGGCCAAAGAcgatatcattttttcatttgatttgaatgaaacGGGCGATTTACCAAATCTTATTAAACATTCAGAAATGAGACACCAAATTATCTATGATAtactaaatttgaatcaaatcGATTCGCCATTTCTGAAGAAgcaatttcttttgatttgtGGTTTAGTCGATCCATTGACTCAACCTCAACCAAATAACGAGCATATTATATCAATAGATTTGATTTATCAACTATTTATGGGGTTAATGtataaattcaataataatgaactAGCTGGGAAAGATAAGGAGTTACAACATTTTACAATATGCTTCAATATGCAAAAAATCATAAGCAGATCATTGGTTCTACTAAATTGTAACGATTATGATACCCTAAGTACTATTTTAAACGATTTTCCCAATGATTATAAGACCGCATTAAACAAATGGCTACCACAtggtataaatactcaaGATTTGGAATTGATTTATATGATCAATATCATTGCAATTTATACTATTTATAAACTATATTCAAACTTACcaattcaattaaatcCATTTTTACAGACCCTAGTCTCATTATGGAAGACGTTATCTCATCTAGTTTTAATCGGACTGGAAATTGATAGAATTGAGGAGTCTAACGAAACATATGATACACCTATCATAGTCCGAGCAACCATTCGTGGTGCTGCTGCTTTGAGAGCAGTCATTGCAACAATTTTAAATGATCATGTCTCTACGAAGGAACATGATTTCAAACATGAATCATTCAATACTTTTATGTCTCCTCACGGGAGAAAACTTTGTAGTGGTGCACTATTAGCAGATCTACGGTCACATGCTGCCGCAATTTTAGCTTTAGGTGACGGTGAGTTGCATGATGTGACCGAGCTCTTAGCTGACTTGCAAGCAGGTGATAGGTTCGATGAAGAtgtcaaatatatatttgaatatgaGTACCAGGACTATAATGAACTGGGAGAAGAGGATGAACAGACTAATGAACTTGAGGAGCTCGAAAAACGCTCAGTGAAGAAAAGGAGATGTAACTgtatatttgaagatgacaaaATGTTAGAAGACTACGAGTATTACGAAGTTGGGAACGAAAGCCGCAGGGAGGATATGAATTTAGAAAGTGACAAATCTAGAACAAATCCGTATTCTGTAAGAGTCAATTcgatttttgaatttgattataGTGGTAAAGATTGGAGAGACGTGCCGAGAGGGTTTAACCTATACTACTCGCCAAGTTAcgaatttatcaaaaacCCAAAGCTAGGAACTGTGCTCCATTTCACTTTAAAAGCAACTACAGAGAAGTTATCGGATGAAGACTCTTTGTTACTGCTGCAATCGGTAGCTTCCTGTGTCAAGTTAGAACAGGAAAAGATGATTTTGGAAAACTATTCAAACACGAAAAATTGTTCGACAGAGGAGGATCTTGATAGAGAAGTTACACCAGATGATGTCTATGAAATATGGTGTGAGGAATCTGCTTTTGAAAGGATGATTTACTTGAATAAAGAGGTTGCATGGAGGCTGATGGACGAAATGTTGATGTGTAATGGATACCGTAGAGTCCTTATGTGGTTTATCACCCATATGGAAATAAATCATTCTTTAGTGCATTACATATTTGAGTTAGTAATGGGACTACGAGGTCAGAGAGATGACTCAAGAAATCCAGGTGATGACAGGTTGAAATCACTATTACTTCAAGATATGATGACGGACAAGAAAGGTAGTGAAAAAGTCCCATTTTCTAGACAAGGATCAATTATACTCTCTGAAATTGAAACCAAAATGTTGCTCCAAGAGTTTTTCACGAATGCAgctatctttttttccacAAACGATACAGCAAACATGAGTTCAAACGATTCTGAAAACGTGTCCCTGTATGCAATAGGCCTCGTTAAACTGATTTGTTTTATGGTCAAGACATTAAtgaataatgataaatttgatttcagtAAATCAGAATGTACCTTTGAGCTGCAGACgttattgatgaattggATTGGCATAATACCAGAAGCCCAAGAACTCTTTTTCACATTGAAAGCGAACGTTGGAGAACCGTCAATGGAAGGAAAATCTGATTCTGATGGTACAGACAGTAATGAAGGTGAACTTTCATGGTATAATAGCAAGTTACTTGCACTATTACCTTCTCCTACAAACAGTGGTCTAGAAAATCCTGCAATTGAGACCCTAAGaagttttttgaaaaaatatagttTTACAAATAAAGTGCCTGTCGTTGGTAGAAAAGTGATATACAAAGatgacaaaattttaccCATACCAAAACTCTACCAACCCATATTGTTAAGAGAATtgattgatgaaaattttgaagaagatgatgacgGTGATATACTGGAccatgaaaatgatacaGTTTCAGAGTGA
- the PEX4 gene encoding E2 ubiquitin-protein ligase peroxin 4 (similar to Saccharomyces cerevisiae PEX4 (YGR133W); ancestral locus Anc_3.495), with translation MESRILKEYKDSRSLQSQYILALDPISTDDLTHWECTIKGPLHSPFANHTFKLRIDIPQTYPLTTPICKFEPFAMPHPNVNFETGEICLDILDTNWSPVFNIQYIVEAIVWLLNEPNFKSPLNLDLANLLRFDDLKAYHDLISYHLNNSAK, from the coding sequence ATGGAATCAAGGATACTCAAGGAATATAAAGACTCAAGGTCGTTACAATCACAATACATACTAGCTCTGGACCCCATATCCACAGACGACTTGACTCATTGGGAATGCACGATAAAAGGCCCTTTACACTCACCATTTGCAAACCACACTTTCAAATTACGCATTGATATTCCACAAACTTACCCTTTAACGACACCAATCTGTAAATTTGAACCTTTTGCAATGCCTCATCCAAATGTTAATTTCGAAACGGGTGAAATTTGCCTCGATATACTGGATACAAATTGGTCCCCTGTGTTCAATATCCAATACATAGTAGAAGCAATAGTATGGTTATTGAATGAACCCAACTTCAAATCCCCTTTGAACTTAGACCTGGCAAATTTATTAagatttgatgatttgaaagCCTATCATGATTTGATAAGTTACCATCTCAATAACTCAGCAAAATGA
- the FHN1 gene encoding Fhn1p (similar to Saccharomyces cerevisiae YGR131W and NCE102 (YPR149W); ancestral locus Anc_3.493), whose protein sequence is MLGVADNILRLINAVFLIIAIALTSALINTQNGHHNSRVNYCMFACAFGLFFDSIYGICANFFQVLAWPLLLFTLDFLNFAFTFSAATALAVGIRAHSCGNQSYLDSNKIVRGSGQRCREAQALVAFLYFSTAIFIAKMIMSCINLFQNGAFSSGSSRFISRRKKHATDVGGVPNISQV, encoded by the coding sequence ATGCTGGGCGTCGCTGATAATATATTACGTCTAATAAACGCTGTTTTCCTCATCATCGCAATCGCATTGACCAGTGCTCTTATAAACACACAAAATGGTCATCACAACTCAAGAGTCAATTACTGTATGTTCGCATGCGCTTTCGGTCTATTCTTTGACTCTATTTATGGTATATGCGccaatttcttccaagtGTTAGCATGGccactattattattcactCTAGATTTCTTAAACTTCGCATTCACTTTCAGTGCAGCTACCGCATTAGCTGTAGGTATTAGAGCACATTCATGTGGCAATCAATCATATCTAGATTCTAATAAAATCGTTCGTGGTTCAGGTCAAAGATGCAGAGAAGCTCAAGCTCTAGTAGCCTTCTTATACTTCTCAACAGCCATTTTCATCGCTAAAATGATAATGTCTTGCATCAACTTATTCCAAAATGGTGCTTTCTCAAGCGGCTCTTCAAGATTCATctcaagaagaaagaagcaTGCTACTGATGTCGGGGGTGTTCCAAACATCTCTCAAGTTTAA
- the SYF2 gene encoding Syf2p (similar to Saccharomyces cerevisiae SYF2 (YGR129W); ancestral locus Anc_3.490) yields the protein MEMDMANLREEFRDLRKKCREIKIENRKLISIASKPKTYSIREEEIGAEVSDEDEDDSEIIKLLTKPLREFETEAHVAENKEDIDRLTYNKEVMSLGKREKRDVESLVSEMNRISDERYKKGAQKRRRLKDTERGFINEQNKAFNLRLEKEKENGKK from the coding sequence ATGGAGATGGATATGGCTAATTTGAGAGAGGAGTTCAGAGACTTGAGGAAGAAGTGTCGAGAGATTAAGATAGAAAATAGGAAGCTGATATCGATAGCGTCCAAGCCAAAAACCTACAGtataagagaagaagagatTGGTGCTGAAGTGAGCGATGAGGATGAGGATGATTCTGAGATTATCAAACTGTTGACAAAACCACTGCGGGAGTTCGAAACAGAAGCGCATGTTGCCGAGaataaagaagatattgacAGATTAACGTACAACAAGGAAGTTATGTCACTTGGGAAACGAGAAAAGAGAGATGTGGAATCGCTAGTTTCTGAAATGAATAGAATCAGTGACGAACGTTATAAGAAGGGAGCTCAGAAGAGAAGAAGGCTCAAAGATACTGAGAGAGGGTTCataaatgaacaaaataaagCATTCAATCTTAGATTGGAGAAGGAGAAGGAGAATGGGAAGAAATGA
- the KAFR0C01960 gene encoding uncharacterized protein (similar to Saccharomyces cerevisiae YGR130C; ancestral locus Anc_3.492) yields MFKTRSLADEAFDKLLSETTSVKTTDTAKKHQFLSKVNTNKSKENDDENKYNSPFRNNAPSREQKKQLQDLKTAKFPLVSATSTYNTDTKDVYKDLDPKKNFARDIKFPSRLIDNENRQNQILLDLKIKQDALDRLKDSLQVIDVEDLPRDDKEKGEEEKDSDPVPEQPSNNENITDKDALQDAYDLNSKAATKTDPDIVSHNYSVLNKNNLIDAKDMSIENKLFYLKPIHRKDYPKVQSTTESKFPVASPENKETVVKLTSGKKISKYVYDKIEHDTKVNDQYIVKYQNDQLNKLNKLKSEYNEKIKSIQLEKFKTLNEIENLNLESFNNFEVIQNKLVKNLMDSTATFSDNKVKILRKTGQLKLQKLNELKFLNQKRNLIRREANMINVEKDSYKTNFNYINCSLNEILQELDAKLFKLSQDNIRNENLEHEINKLQSKKQTLLDEIDSIEYKKLHPDDDSKQLELNEMDEQINSKLSNLNLIKQEIINEKLKISKLTNDLNLQLIENKNENLRIMDENTKLNDKIHNMQELHKNELKNLTERHENSDTYSYVTEEQIQFQ; encoded by the coding sequence ATGTTCAAGACTCGTTCTTTAGCGGATGAAGCATTCGATAAACTCTTATCGGAAACAACTTCTGTGAAAACTACTGATACTGCAAAGAAACATCagtttctttcaaaagtgAATACCAATAAAAGTaaggaaaatgatgatgaaaataagtATAATTCTCCATTTAGAAATAATGCTCCTTCaagagaacaaaaaaaacagtTGCAAGATCTAAAGACTGCAAAATTTCCATTAGTCAGTGCTACATCCACTTACAATACAGATACAAAAGATGTTTATAAAGATTTGGATCctaagaaaaattttgcaagGGATATTAAATTTCCATCAAGATTAATTGACAATGAAAACAGACAAAACCAAATTTTACTAGATTTAAAGATAAAGCAAGATGCATTGGATAGattgaaagattctttGCAAGTTATTGACGTTGAAGATCTACCAAGAGACGACAAAGAGAAAGGcgaagaagagaaagataGCGATCCAGTGCCAGAACAAccttcaaataatgaaaatatcacCGATAAAGACGCTTTACAAGATGCCTACGATCTCAATAGTAAAGCTGCAACAAAGACTGATCCAGATATCGTTTCTCACAATTATTCGGtattaaacaaaaataatttgattgatgCTAAAGATATgtcaattgaaaataaattgttCTATCTGAAACCAATCCATAGGAAAGATTATCCAAAAGTTCAATCTACAACAGAATCAAAATTCCCCGTTGCATCGccagaaaataaagaaactGTAGTAAAATTAACGTCGggtaaaaaaatttccaaatacGTCTATGATAAAATAGAACATGATACAAAAGTTAATGACCAATATATTgtcaaatatcaaaatgaTCAGTTAAACAAACTAAACAAGTTGAAATCagaatataatgaaaaaattaaatcaattcaattaGAGAAATTTAAGactttaaatgaaattgaaaatttgaaccttgaaagttttaataattttgaagttattcaaaataaattagtcaaaaatttgatggatTCGACTGCAACATTTAGTGATAATAAGgttaaaattttgagaaaaacTGGACAATTAAAactacaaaaattaaacgaattgaaatttttgaatcaaaagagaaatttaaTTAGGCGTGAGGCAAATATGATTaatgttgaaaaagataGTTATAAAACCAACTTCAATTACATTAATTGTAgtttgaatgaaattttacaagaatTAGAcgcaaaattatttaaattaAGTCAAGATAATAttagaaatgaaaatttagagcatgaaattaataaattacAATCCAAAAAACAAACTTTAttggatgaaattgattccatagaatataaaaaattacatcCAGATGATGATTCAAAACAATtggaattgaatgaaatggATGAACAAATTAATTCGAAATTAAGTAATTTAAACCTAATAAAGCAGGAAattataaatgaaaaattaaagatatcaaaattaacaaatgatttaaatttacaactaattgaaaataagaatgaaaatttgagaATAATGGATGAAAatacaaaattgaatgataagATTCATAATATGCAAGAATTACacaaaaatgaattgaagaatttgactGAACGTCACGAAAACAGTGACACTTATTCATACGTAACTGAAGAACAGATACAATTCcaataa